The sequence CCAGAGAAGAAACTTAGGAGGTCAATCACCTCGATTACCTTTAGCGAAACCAATTTGGCAAGGACATCCCAGCCACTTGATGACACTTTGGTGGTTACGTGTAGGATTGGTGGTTTCCTAGTTAAGAAAGTAATGGTGGATCAAAGGAGCGAGGCCGAAATTATGTACCACGACCTTTATAAGGGGTTGAGACTGAAACTTGAGGATTTAAGTAAGTATGACAAGCCCTTGGTGGGTTTCAATAGGAAGGTTGTGACCCCTAAAGGACAAATAAAGTTGCCAGTAGTGACCAAGGGTAAGGAAGTTGAAGTTAACTTTATAGTGGTTAATGCCTATTTGCCTTACACAGCGATACTCGGACATCCCTGGATTTATTCCATAAGGGCAGTTCCTTCGACGCTACAGTAGAAGATCAAGTTCCCCATTGAAGATGGAGTCGTGGTAGTTTGTGCCAATTAGAAAGTAGCAAGACAGTGTCTAGTACAATGATAAACCACGAGATAAAGCAGAAAGAGCAAACGAGTAGGGAGCAATTATAGCAATTACCGATAGTCAAGAGTCCGGTGGGTGTGGATAATGCAGAAGAGTTGGTCCAAGTCAGAATATTGCCATATTTGGGTAGGTATTTCCGAATTGGTAAGAGCTTGTTGGTGGGGGATCAAATGGAAATCCTATTGTCATTGGTGCAAAACTTGGACGTGTTTGCGTGGAGCCCGTACGAAGTACCTGGGGTGGACTCAACTTTTATCATGCATCGATTGAATGTAGACCCCTTAACCCTTCCTAAGAAGCAGAGGCCCAGAAGAGCCGCAAAGCCTTATATTAAGGCTATCAAAGAGGAGGTGGAGAAGCTGAAAAGTGCAAGGGCGATCAAGGAAGTGTTTTTCCCAGAGTGGTTAGTCAACATGGTGgttgtaaagaaaaagaacgGCAGTTGGAAGGTGTGTGTCGATTTCACCAACCTTAACTGAGCATGTCCGAAGGATCCTTTCTCGGTGCCGAAAGTAGATCAATTAGTAGACATAATGGTCGGATATCAGAGAATGAGCTTTTTAGATGCATTCCAAGGTTACCATCAGATCTCGCTAGCGCCTGAGGACCAGGAGAAAACATCGTTCATCACACCTGGGGGGAATTACCATTACACTGTAATGCCTTTCAGGTTGAAGAATGCAGGAGCCACATATTAGCGAATGGTCACCCGGATGTTTAAAGACTAGATCGGTGAGTCTGTAGAAGTATATATCGATGACGTGGTGGTAAAAATGAAGGGGATTGAGGGGCATACAATCGATTTAGCTGAGATTTTTGATATACTAAGACAACACCAGTTGCGCCTCAATGCCGAGAAATGTTCCTTTGGAGTAGGATCTGGCAAGTTTTTGGGCTACATGATAATCACTCGGGAAATAAAGGTGAACCCCGATCAGATTTCAGTGATCTGACAACTGTGACCCCCTAGTAACCTGAAGGAGGTACAAAAACTTACATGAATGATTGTCTCCCTGAACAAATTCGTCTCAAGATCGGGGGACAAGTGCCGACCATTTTACTAGTTATATAAGAAGTGGAAAGGTTTTCAGTGGACAGAGGAGTGTGATGCGACCTTCAGAGATTTGAAGTCTTATTTAGCCAACCCGCCAATTCTATCATGACCAGAGCCCGATGAGGACTTTTCCTGTATCTGGCGGTTTTCGACCATGCCATGAGCTCGGTATTGATCAAGCAACATGAAGGGATTCAAAGACCCATTTATTACCTTAGAAAAACCCT is a genomic window of Quercus lobata isolate SW786 chromosome 2, ValleyOak3.0 Primary Assembly, whole genome shotgun sequence containing:
- the LOC115967612 gene encoding uncharacterized protein LOC115967612 encodes the protein MSCFEGSLGTTGESRHFKEFLIGQGGGNAGQRSGNRNDRTLPPPLGIIEVIHAASRGTSWSNQRAVLSVVYVRISALKFYLSSPETNSESQPEKKLRRSITSITFSETNLARTSQPLDDTLVVTCRIGGFLVKKVMVDQRSEAEIMYHDLYKGLRLKLEDLSKYDKPLVGFNRKVVTPKGQIKLPVVTKGKEVEVNFIVVNAYLPYTAILGHPWIYSIRAVPSTLQ